One Mercurialis annua linkage group LG3, ddMerAnnu1.2, whole genome shotgun sequence DNA window includes the following coding sequences:
- the LOC126674297 gene encoding E3 ubiquitin-protein ligase RING1 produces the protein MSFTGTPPSATGELKHFYCYQCNRTISVPVSASSDPSCPLCHEGFLEECESPNPNILNFNNSQFSNLNQNPMNDSETIHNPFYDPLFSQDPFSTLLPLLFSSSANIDFQNPNSNLGNSSSSGAATPGDASFNPRDFLRSHLQNLYSGGARIEFVVNNNSDSAGGFRMPANLGDYFIGPGLEQLIQQLAENDPNRHGTPPAAKSAIDGLPTIIVTDEVLNSEMNQCAVCKDEFEKGAEAKQMPCKHVYHNECILPWLELHNTCPVCRYELPTEDGDNETRAGNGAGDSQGSNAESGSGDNQTAERRFSISLPWLFGRHGSGNDGDGTGGGGRSGQSSS, from the coding sequence ATGTCATTCACCGGAACTCCGCCGTCCGCCACCGGCGAATTAAAGCATTTCTACTGCTACCAATGCAACCGAACAATCAGCGTACCGGTCTCCGCTTCTTCCGATCCGTCGTGTCCTTTGTGCCACGAAGGTTTCCTGGAAGAATGTGAAAGCCCTAACCCTAATATTCTCAATTTCAATAATTCCCAATTTTCTAACCTAAATCAAAATCCTATGAATGATAGTGAGACCATTCATAATCCATTTTATGATCCTTTGTTTTCTCAGGATCCTTTCTCAACTCTTTTACCTCTCCTTTTCTCCTCCTCTGCGAACATCGATTTTCAAAACCCTAACTCCAATCTTGGGAACTCGTCGTCTTCGGGGGCAGCAACACCGGGTGATGCTTCGTTTAATCCGAGGGATTTCTTGAGGAGTCATCTCCAGAATCTGTATTCGGGTGGGGCCCGAATTGAGTTTGTGGTGAATAATAATTCGGATTCAGCTGGGGGGTTTCGAATGCCGGCGAACCTTGGGGATTACTTTATTGGACCTGGGCTTGAGCAGTTGATTCAGCAATTGGCTGAAAATGATCCTAATCGGCATGGGACGCCTCCTGCTGCTAAATCAGCTATTGATGGTTTGCCTACTATAATAGTTACTGATGAAGTGTTGAATTCGGAGATGAATCAGTGTGCTGTTTGTAAAGATGAGTTTGAGAAAGGGGCTGAAGCTAAGCAAATGCCCTGTAAGCATGTTTATCATAATGAGTGTATATTGCCTTGGCTTGAACTGCATAATACTTGCCCTGTTTGTCGATATGAGTTGCCTACTGAAGATGGCGATAATGAGACGCGGGCTGGTAATGGAGCTGGAGATAGCCAAGGGAGCAATGCCGAAAGCGGCAGTGGGGATAATCAGACTGCGGAGAGGCGGTTTAGTATTTCACTTCCTTGGCTGTTTGGCAGACATGGGTCCGGCAATGATGGCGATGGGACTGGTGGTGGTGGTCGTAGTGGACAAAGTAGCTCTTAA
- the LOC126675566 gene encoding uncharacterized protein LOC126675566, translated as MGLDAMRIRVQIKRFLVISIRICYKSVCKHPFLVGFMCSLILLYRSFPLLFSLLVSASPILICTAILLGTLLSFGEPNIPEIEKEREEDEVTREASSLKTGVVGDATVVLERDANLFVENFIGKREDILEEAIEEESWERNGVSKIEGDEEGVDGLGVHVPFVENSRDIRFNKQVIEVDGEFNDLELEKKREIDEEKQGSNGVFTDEEAAQTQSHYSVLANGGSRGLFQVENGKSMGESNEAAHDDLLDSQLTSWKRGNDDNEEEEEDDEDDDDDDDFRSDGDESSSPDPSMDDILPMLDELHPLLHEEPPQPAHKSRAGSDAASEGSHESDESDVESDEDTENQGDGEEDGDDDNDNDNEEEEAQEGKEDESKSAIIWTADDQKNLMDLGTSELERNIRLESLIARRRARKSMRVMAEKNLIDLDAADIPLNMPSISTARHNPFDLPYDPFDDVPGSAPSILLPRHNPFDLPYDASEEKPNLKGDSFEQEFSAVQHRDPIFRRHESFSVGSSTLGPAKQERQDLRWRPYFVPERFATEEPGYRNFHRQLSEASDSKLSSVPDTESMNSAVEDDDKKLNDEYGSQETEMISSVDHASVLVQRGSLSSEDVDFLETENIEERDAHCDEDEITLGDLENHHELDSSLSTSEGATPIGPNTDEILLRMEPGDEEYSSRSSISSLSEVDERISAVKESLVPEQSNGQTEESHLSMQSLLDTDFHFMSEAADENLPRELIPQTTGNPTAEPVSLVQSSFDSQFQFTNVVEDENRSMELVSELTGDRIGDSGISVQASIDSDSDFRSEVMDDDEHKEEAVMDPGLNNVSKSVILTRTLVNSDSHYTGGTMDDNQPEEPVYDSSPQAVDKLISFLSISSETQGEALETNSPPTLAEFAGRESEGHTGNSEEDASGYKERHEPSTQEYPLDENEARSREVAEFEHDVSKVGLTGDDITFDNQDDKNEFVKPELRIEHGAVDSSSSSLNSGSIKEDNQDEHDQLHSSGTDAEMIIVPHQDEIEKKDSVSRNQVGTVLHAPDSDDVSVNSRLSFLEPKSLEEHAVATEGILHLEEDPIPSSSVDVEVYVNNRQAAGEELKYMPSGTVQMSSDDLKLSVNEEPQPAMVVEQVLEVPQDVSSSEIKDVEDLLLRKEESLMHLSSSDAIVTDNFIEDADVKLVSSGTSYQQVSSEAELSFESWADKAVVEPSLNDHGDPKEPSVTPAEVKIENNVDVPEVFDRGTSESASIPQGSPECEPKTDEDDLKDSILDKIVYEDSGHILEVPNYSAEAHRSSSVEENSNEDEDEDEDEIKEIDEGLLSELDAVGDFRVKEIVHESLEDDQILSRDYNLLSGESSMAEIKPELPVTETRSVADIDLAFKQIHEEIDVEEVILPSTVEDESRGHDETNTDQLAVEVSSSENIPIAMKQASNENTEEIPMKSDVKEGQVEVSGMGSSSSMGELPVTEIRSVADVDLAFKQIHEEIDVEEVILPSTVEDESRGHDETNTDRQAVEASSSEDIHIAMKQASNENTEEIPMKSDLKEGQVEVSETGSSSSMGELPVLEIRTVNDIDLPFKQLSEGVDVEEVILPSTIEQHVIDNESRDSLESGFDLPVVEARSLEDLAIVMKQASKENIGELPKPSILNEGPTEVDEAGSSSSTKELPVLELKSVDDIDLAFKQISEGAEVEEVILPSMLEQHVVVNELTESSTVLPVLEARSLDELHIAMKQIPEGNIESPKSSDPTKEAVSRTLEVNEMNPSEDIESSTEVATEVGVIQKSGSCSEDSSARETSTEAPRLQKDEVDLKDEKAHKKSDRSSSSSSSSSSSSSSDSD; from the exons ATGGGTCTTGATGCAATGAGAATTAGAGTTCAAATCAAGAGATTTTTGGTCATTTCAATTAGGATATGTTACAAATCAGTGTGTAAACATCCATTTCTTGTTGGGTTTATGTGTTCCTTAATATTGCTGTACAGATCATTTCCActtttgttttctcttttaGTCTCGGCATCCCCTATTTTGATTTGTACTGCTATTTTGCTTGGTACTTTATTGAGTTTTGGGGAACCGAATATACCCGAGATtgagaaagagagagaagaagatgaagttaCGCGTGAGGCTTCGTCTTTGAAAACGGGTGTTGTAGGGGATGCTACCGTTGTTTTGGAGAGAGATGCGAACCTTTTTGTAGAGAATTTTATAGGCAAGAGAGAAGATATATTGGAGGAAGCCATTGAAGAAGAGAGTTGGGAGCGGAATGGAGTTAGTAAGATTGAGGGTGATGAGGAGGGAGTTGATGGTTTAGGTGTTCATGTGCCATTTGTTGAGAATTCTCGGGATATTCGATTTAATAAGCAAGTGATTGAAGTTGATGGAGAATTTAATGATTTGGAGTTGGAGAAGAAGAGGGAAATTGATGAGGAGAAACAAGGGAGTAATGGGGTCTTTACTGATGAAGAAGCTGCTCAGACTCAGAGTCATTATTCTGTACTTGCAAATGGGGGCAGTAGGGGCCTTTTTCAGGTGGAAAATGGTAAATCAATGGGAGAGTCTAATGAAGCTGCACATGACGATCTCTTAGATTCTCAGCTAACATCTTGGAAACGGGGAAATGATGACaatgaagaagaggaagaagatgacgAGGATGACGATGATGACGATGATTTTAGATCTGATGGGGATGAGAGTTCTTCTCCAGACCCTTCAATGGACGACATTCTTCCAATGCTTGATGAGCTTCACCCTCTTTTACATGAGGAACCTCCACAGCCAGCTCATAAATCTCGCGCTGGATCTGATGCTGCTTCAGAGGGTTCTCATGAGAGTGACGAGAGCGATGTTGAGTCAGATGAGGATACTGAAAACCAGGGAGATGGAGAAGAAGATGGTGATGATGATAATGACAATGACAACGAGGAAGAAGAAGCACAAGAAGGTAAAGAGGACGAGAGTAAATCTGCAATCATATGGACAGCAGATGATCAAAAGAATCTCATGGATTTAGGGACTTCAGAGCTTGAAAGAAACATTCGTTTGGAGAGCCTTATTGCCAGGAGAAGAGCTCGTAAAAGCATGAGAGTGATGGCCGAGAAGAATCTTATCGACTTAGATGCTGCTGATATTCCCCTCAATATGCCATCCATCTCTACAGCAAGACACAACCCGTTTGATCTTCCCTATGATCCTTTTGATGATGTTCCTGGATCTGCTCCATCTATATTGTTGCCAAGACATAACCCTTTCGACCTTCCTTACGATGCGAGTGAGGAGAAGCCTAACCTTAAAGGTGACAGTTTTGAGCAAGAGTTCTCAGCAGTTCAGCATAGAGATCCAATTTTTAGAAGGCATGAAAGTTTCAGTGTTGGATCATCAACATTGGGCCCTGCTAAACAAGAGAGGCAAGATCTTCGGTGGAGACCTTATTTTGTTCCTGAACGATTTGCAACTGAGGAACCAGGCTATCGTAACTTTCATCGCCAATTAAGTGAAGCTAGTGACTCAAAGTTGAGCTCAGTTCCTGATACAGAATCAATGAATTCTGCTGTGGAGGACGATGACAAGAAGCTCAATGACGAATATGGTTCTCAAGAAACAGAAATGATATCCAGTGTGGACCACGCTTCTGTCCTAGTTCAGCGTGGAAGCCTGTCATCTGAAGATGTTGACTTTCTGGAAACCGAAAACATTGAGGAGAGAGATGCCCATTGTGATGAGGATGAAATTACACTCGGGGATTTAGAAAATCATCACGAACTGGATTCCAGTTTGTCTACATCTGAAGGGGCCACTCCTATAGGACCTAACACTGATGAGATTCTTCTGCGAATGGAACCAGGTGATGAGGAGTATAGCAGTAGATCAAGCATATCATCATTGTCAGAAGTTGATGAAAGAATATCTGCAGTAAAGGAGTCACTGGTTCCAGAACAAAGCAATGGTCAGACTGAGGAATCTCACCTTTCAATGCAATCTTTACTTGATACAGATTTTCATTTTATGAGTGAGGCAGCAGATGAAAATTTACCTAGGGAACTTATTCCGCAGACAACGGGAAATCCTACTGCAGAACCTGTAAGTTTGGTTCAAAGCTCATTTGATTCACAATTTCAATTTACAAATGTCGTGGAGGACGAAAACAGAAGTATGGAGCTTGTTTCAGAGCTAACAGGGGACCGTATTGGGGATTCTGGCATTTCAGTGCAAGCTTCAATAGATTCGGATTCAGATTTCAGGAGTGAGGTAATGGATGACGATGAACACAAGGAGGAGGCTGTCATGGATCCAGGACTCAATAATGTTAGTAAATCTGTCATTCTGACACGAACTTTAGTCAATTCAGATTCTCATTATACAGGTGGGACTATGGACGACAATCAACCTGAGGAGCCTGTTTATGATTCAAGCCCCCAAGCAGTTGACAAGCTGATCTCTTTCTTGTCTATCTCTTCTGAGACACAAGGAGAGGCATTAGAAACCAATTCACCTCCAACATTGGCTGAATTTGCAGGTAGAGAATCTGAAGGGCATACTGGAAACTCAGAGGAAGATGCTTCTGGTTACAAAGAGAGGCATGAACCCTCCACACAAGAATATCCACTAGATGAAAATGAAGCAAGATCAAGGGAAGTTGCAGAGTTCGAGCATGATGTTTCAAAGGTTGGGTTGACAGGAGATGATATAACTTTTGATAATCAAGACGACAAAAATGAGTTTGTTAAGCCAGAATTACGCATTGAGCATGGTGCAGTTgattcatcttcatcttcattgAACAGTGGGTCCATAAAGGAGGACAATCAAGATGAGCATGATCAATTACATTCATCAGGTACTGATGCAGAAATGATAATTGTGCCTCACCAAGATGAAATTGAGAAGAAAGATTCTGTCTCTAGGAATCAGGTGGGGACAGTTTTGCATGCACCAGATTCAGATGATGTTTCAGTGAACTCCAGATTGTCCTTTTTAGAGCCTAAATCTCTAGAGGAACATGCAGTGGCTACAGAGGGCATTCTTCATCTTGAAGAGGACCCAATTCCTTCATCAAGTGTTGATGTAGAGGTCTATGTGAACAACCGTCAAGCTGCAGGAGAAGAGTTAAAATATATGCCTTCAGGCACTGTCCAAATGTCGTCTGATGATTTAAAGTTGTCTGTAAATGAGGAACCGCAGCCTGCAATGGTGGTTGAGCAAGTTTTAGAGGTTCCTCAAGATGTATCTTCTTCAGAGATTAAGGATGTAGAAGATCTTTTGttaagaaaagaagaaagtCTGATGCATTTGTCAAGTTCTGATGCAATTGTTACAGATAATTTCATTGAAGATGCAGATGTGAAGCTTGTTTCCTCCGGAACTAGCTATCAACAAGTGTCTTCTGAAGCAGAATTATCCTTTGAGTCTTGGGCAGATAAAGCTGTTGTTGAGCCATCCCTTAATGATCATGGCGATCCCAAG GAACCATCTGTTACTCCAGCAgaagtaaaaattgaaaacaatgTTGATGTGCCTGAAGTCTTTGATCGCGGGACTTCTGAATCCGCCTCAATTCCACAGGGGAGTCCAGAATGTGAACCAAAGACTGATGAAGATGATCTTAAAGACAGCATCCTTGATAAAATTGTCTATGAGGACAGTGGTCATATATTAGAGGTCCCCAACTATTCAGCAGAAGCACACCGATCTTCATCTGTTGAAGAAAATAGtaatgaagatgaagatgaagatgaagatgagaTAAAGGAGATTGATGAAGGATTGTTATCAGAATTAGATGCAGTTGGGGACTTCAGGGTCAAAGAAATAGTTCACGAGTCGCTTGAAGATGATCAAATACTGAGTCGTGATTACAATTTGTTATCAGGAGAGTCAAGTATGGCTGAGATTAAACCAGAGCTCCCAGTTACTGAAACTAGATCAGTTGCAGATATTGACTTGGCTTTCAAGCAAATTCATGAAGAAATTGATGTTGAGGAGGTGATCCTCCCAAGTACAGTTGAAGATGAATCAAGGGGTCATGATGAAACCAACACAGACCAGCTGGCTGTTGAAGTAAGTTCTTCGGAAAATATTCCTATCGCCATGAAGCAAGCCTCAAATGAAAATACCGAAGAGATACCGATGAAGTCTGATGTAAAGGAAGGGCAGGTAGAAGTAAGTGGAATGGGTTCTAGCAGTTCTATGGGCGAGCTCCCAGTTACTGAAATTAGATCAGTTGCAGATGTTGACTTGGCTTTCAAGCAAATTCATGAAGAAATTGACGTTGAGGAGGTGATCCTCCCAAGTACAGTTGAAGATGAATCTAGAGGTCATGATGAAACCAACACAGACAGGCAGGCTGTTGAAGCAAGTTCTTCGGAAGATATTCATATCGCCATGAAGCAAGCCTCAAATGAAAATACCGAAGAGATACCGATGAAGTCTGATTTAAAGGAAGGGCAGGTAGAAGTAAGCGAAACGGGTTCTAGCAGTTCTATGGGTGAGCTCCCAGTTCTTGAAATTAGAACAGTCAATGATATTGACTTGCCTTTTAAGCAACTTAGTGAAGGTGTTGATGTTGAGGAGGTGATCCTTCCAAGCACAATTGAGCAGCATGTAATTGACAATGAATCCAGAGATTCCCTCGAATCCGGTTTCGATCTGCCAGTTGTTGAAGCAAGATCTCTGGAGGATCTTGCTATTGTCATGAAGCAAGCCTCAAAAGAGAATATTGGAGAACTGCCAAAACCATCAATTTTGAACGAAGGCCCAACTGAAGTAGATGAAGCGGGTTCTAGCAGTTCTACCAAGGAGCTTCCAGTTCTTGAACTCAAATCAGTTGATGATATTGACCTGGCTTTCAAGCAAATCAGTGAAGGTGCGGAAGTTGAGGAGGTTATACTCCCCAGCATGCTTGAGCAGCATGTAGTTGTGAATGAATTGACAGAGTCAAGTACAGTTTTGCCAGTTCTTGAAGCAAGATCTCTGGACGAACTTCATATTGCCATGAAACAGATTCCGGAGGGTAATATTGAGTCGCCAAAGTCATCGGATCCAACCAAAGAGGCTGTATCGAGGACTTTAGAAGTGAATGAAATGAATCCGTCGGAAGACATTGAATCAAGTACTGAAGTAGCAACTGAAGTTGGTGTGATCCAGAAAAGCGGATCATGTAGTGAAGACTCCAGTGCTCGGGAAACCAGTACGGAAGCTCCTCGCTTGCAAAAGGATGAGGTTGATCTCAAGGATGAGAAAGCTCATAAAAAATCTGACAGATCAAGTTCAAGTTCAAGTTCTAGCTCTAGCTCAAGCTCAAGTGATTCAGATTGA
- the LOC126671628 gene encoding probable protein S-acyltransferase 7 translates to MNRGNGGGETNTYTTHRPQQTHLSDSNHRMISTHHSDLRVYQTWKGSNIFCCGGTLIFGPDVSSLFLTVFLILAPVVLFSAFVSRDIIKYFHPCLARTLILICPVFTLYVMVLLFLTSSCDPGIIPRNLQPPDDDGSGISTDWGGILGNGPSIPPTKDVVVNGMIIKVKYCQTCMLYRPPRCSHCSICNNCVERFDHHCPWVGQCIGKRNYRLFFMFVSSTTMLCLYVFSICWVNVTRIMNVYNCDLWRAFLKSPFSGILILYTFICAWFVGGLTAFHLYLICTNQTTYENFRYRYDKKTNPHNRGCVRNMVQIFCSKTPKSSNRFRERVKVESPLVFASSMSFGHSMSPKLPNAGFDIEVGKRQAVGGEDFEEIQSHIADVGGTQPRRTTTDRIANRDITSEIRMLA, encoded by the exons ATGAACAGGGGAAACGGTGGGGGTGAGACCAATACGTATACAACTCATCGGCCTCAACAGACACATCTCTCCGATTCCAACCATCGTATGATCAGTACCCATCATTCCGACCTTCGAGTTTATCAAACTTGGAAAGGCAGCAat ATTTTCTGCTGCGGCGGTACCTTAATATTTGGACCAGATGTCAGCTCCCTCTTCCTTACTGTCTTCCTGATACTCGCACCAGTTGTTTTGTTCTCTGCTTTTGTTTCTCGTGACATTATCAAATACTTTCATCCCTGTCTCGCCAGGACTCTCATACTTATATGTCCTGTCTTCACCCTATAT GTCATGGTACTTCTTTTTCTAACATCTTCGTGTGATCCCGGCATTATTCCTCGTAATCTTCAGCCTCCGGACGATGATGGCTCAGGCATCTCAACGGATTGGGGAGGGATTCTTGGTAATGGTCCTAGTATCCCCCCGACGAAAGATGTTGTGGTTAATGGGATGATCATCAAGGTCAAGTACTGCCAAACGTGCATGCTATATCGCCCACCACGATGCTCTCATTGCTCGATATGCAACAATTGCGTTGAGCGTTTTGATCATCATTGCCCGTGGGTGGGGCAGTGTATTGGAAAG AGAAATTACAGATTATTCTTCATGTTCGTATCCTCTACAACGATGCTCTGCCTCTATGTTTTCAGCATCTGTTGGGTGAATGTCACCAGGATAATGAATGTTTATAATTGTGATCTCTGGAGGGCATTTCTGAAGTCACCCTTTTCAGGAATTTTGATACTCTATACCTTCATATGTGCTTGGTTTGTCGGTGGCCTTACCGCATTTCATCTGTATTTGATATGTACCAATCAG ACAACATATGAGAACTTCAGGTACCGGTATGACAAAAAGACGAATCCTCATAACCGCGGTTGTGTGCGTAACATGGTACAAATTTTCTGCTCAAAAACTCCTAAATCAAGTAACAGATTTAGGGAAAGGGTCAAAGTCGAGTCACCTTTGGTTTTCGCCAGCTCGATGTCATTTGGGCATTCCATGAGCCCGAAGCTACCCAATGCTGGCTTTGACATAGAAGTGGGGAAGCGTCAAGCTGTTGGCGGTGAGGATTTTGAAGAAATTCAAAGCCATATCGCAGACGTTGGTGGAACTCAGCCAAGACGCACAACGACAGATCGCATAGCCAACCGGGATATAACATCTGAGATACGTATGCTGGCTTGA